A stretch of DNA from Betaproteobacteria bacterium:
TTTACCGTTCCCGCTGACGCTATGGGATCGCGCGGTAACCACGCATCGTCCGTGCTCAGTCCACGCAGTCGTCACCATATGCCCCTCCGCGAATGTCCTGATTGCGATTTCCGAAACCTATGGCACTTCCATCGCAACGTCAGCGAGGGTTTCCTCGACCGCGTGCGCGCTCGTTCGCACCCCCAGCGGCCGATCGGGACGGATTGCGTGGGGCGCGGACCTTGGTCGCGCGCCCCACAGCTTCCTTACCGCTTCAACGCCAGCGCGTGGATCACCGGCCTGTAGCGTGCGATCTCGGTTCTCAGCATCGCCGCGGCCATCTTGGGGTCCGATTTCAGGATCGGATCCACGCCCAGCTTGACCAGCGCCTGCGTGAAGGTCCGGTCGGACATGATCTGCTGCATCGTTCCGCTCAGGCGATCGATCACGCTGGACGGTGTCCCTGCCGGCACGAAGATCATGTTGAACGTATAGGCGACCGCGCCTTCCAGGCCAGCTTCGGCCGCGGTCGGAATTTCCGGCGCACCTTGCGAGCGCTCTTCCTTGAGCACGGTAAGGGTTCGCACACGGCCCGACCGATGATGCGGTATGACGCTGCTCAGCGAAGAGCAGATCATGGGGATCTGGCCGCCCATGAGGTCCGCCACGGCCGGGCCGGCGCCTTTGTAAGGCACGTGGACGATCTTCAATCCACCCGCGCGTGTTTTGAAGATCTCGCCGCCGAGGTGGTTGATGCTGCCCACGCCGGCCGTTCCGTAGAGATACCTGTCCGGGTGCGCCTTCGCGTCCTTGATCAATTGTTCCAGCGAGCGTGCCGGCACGCTCGGATGAACCGAGATCGTCATCGGCCCGGTGGCGAGCGCGATGACCGGCGAGAAATCCTTCACCGCGTCGTACGCGATCGTGGTCATGAACGTCGGATTGATCGCGTGGGTCGACGCGGTGCCCATCAGTAGCGTGTAGCCGTCGGCTTGCGCGTTTGCGGCCTCCGTGCTGCCGATCGTCCCCGACGCGCCCGAGCGGTTGTCGATGAGTATTTGCTGGCCGAGCTTCGATGCGAGGGCATTGCCCAGTTGCCGGCTGACATTGTCGGTCTGGCCGCCGGGCGGGAAGGGCACGATGAGGCGGATGGAACGGTTCGGATAGTTTTGTGCGTGTGCCGTGGGAGCGGCAGGAAGCGCGGCGCAGGCAACGATCAAGGCTGCAGCGACGCGAGTGGACCCCAATTCGACTTGGTGCATATTTCCTCCGTGAACAAGTGGAAATTGCGGCTGCCTGAAGCAGGCGCCGGACACCCGTCTGTGTGGTCGTGAACGAATGGAATTTCTGAGGGAAAGCCGATTCTCGAGAGTGGGACGCTCCTGGTGATCAAAATGTGGACTCGATCGTCACCGATTGCTCGCCGTCCGGCAAGCCGATAAGGTCCGTACGGCGAGCGGCGGAGAAGTGCCGCGTACGAGAGGACCCCGTGACCACTCAGGGCCGTTCGATTATGCTCGCTGCCATTCCCGATTCGAGCACACGCAATTCGCCATGTTCACGTTCAGAGGGGAAAGTGCATGCGATACCGATTGAGATGGGCTGCGATGGCGATCACGCTGCTTGGTACGGTGGGCGCTCAGGCTCAGTCATACCCCAGCAAGCCGATTCGTATCGTCGTGCCGTTCTCGGCCGGCGGTCCGACCGATATCACGACGCGTAATATTGCGCCGCGGCTGACCGAGCTTCTGGGTCAGCCCGTCGTGGTCGACAATCGTGCCGGCGCCAACGGCATCATCGGCGCCGAAGTGGTGGCGCACGCACCGCCCGATGGCTATACCCTGTTGATGGCCACCGCGAGCGTGGCCGCGATCAACATGGTCACCTACAGGAAACCGCCCTACGACACCCTGCGCGACCTGCAGGCGCTGTCGCCGATCATGACCACCGCAAGCCTGCTGGTGGTGCACCCGTCGATGCCCGTCAAGACCCTGCAGGATCTGGTCGCCCTGGCGAAAGCCAAGCCCGCTTCGATCACGTTCGGCTCGGCCGGGACCGGCGGCACCTTGCACCTGCTGCTCGAGATGCTGCTCCACGAGGCGCACATCAAGATCACGCACGTGCCTTACAAGGGCGCCGCACCCGCGGTAGCCGATCTGCTTGGCGGTCAGATCAACGGCATGTTCGTCGACCTGCCGGTCATCTCTCCCTACGTGAAATCGGGCAAGTTGCGCGCCCTCGCAGTGGCGGCGAAGCAGCGCTCGCAGTACTTTCGCGATGTGCCGACCACCAAGGAAGCAGGCTATCCCGGCGTCGAGATGACGAACTATTACGGATTGCTGGTGACGGCCAAGACGCCGCCTGCAATCGTCAAGAAGCTGCACGATGCGATCGTGGCGGCGGTCAAGACGCCAGCCGTGCGCGACAAGCTCATGGAGGTCGGTGCGGATCCAAAGACCATGGGCATGGACGAATTCACCCGCTTCATTCGCGACGATATCGCCAAGTGGGAGAAGCTCATCAAGACGGTCGGCATCAAGATCGAGCGCTAGCCCAACCGCATCACGCGGCCCGGAAGCGCACGTTCTCGGGTACGGGCTCGCCGACGATCATCATGAACTGCGCGTCGCCGAAGCCGTCGTTCCTGAAATAGTGCGGCTGGCCCGGCGGATTCAGGATGAGGTCTTTCGGCCCGAGGCGTTGTTCGACGATGACGCCGTTGTCCTCCCAGCCGCCGGTAATGCAGCCTTCGAGGACCAGGTAGGCCTCCTCGACCGAACGTTCGTAGGCGCGCACGCCGGCCCCGCGCGGCAGGGACACGAGATCCTTGCGATAGCTGCCGGCAGGCGCGCCGCCTTCGCCGATATAGGTGAGCTTGCCGAACCCCGCTTCGTGCCACTGCGGCTTCTGCTGGCTGTAGCGCACGATGTGCTGCGCGAGCAGGCGATGCCGCGGGTCGCTGCTTTCCCGGGACAGCAGATACGTCTTGCCCGGCTGTGCACCGAAGGCCCTGGCGATTTCGGGACTGTGCGTCTTCGGGTGACAGACGTATTGCGGCGGGTTCGGGCGCGCGCTTCCCAGCATGATGGAGACCAGCACGGGCTCGACCCCGTCGTTCCTGAAGCCGTGCGCGATGTTGCTTGCCTGCAGCACCATGTCTTTGGGACCGAGCCGCGCGAGGATGACTTCGCCCTCCCATTCCCAGCCGACGGTGAGTACGCCCTCGATGACGAGAAACGCTTCTTCGACCTCGTGCGCGTGCGATGCCCCGTATTTGCCGACCGGCTGGTGCACCATGCTCAGCGTGAAGTGATCGGGCGTGAGTGTGGAGGGGTCGTCGATCTTCGGCGAGCCGCCCGCGCCGATGTAACGGATCTGCGAGCGCGCCAGCTCGGGAAAGCCGCGGCTTGCGGGAAACGCGTCCCAGTCGTGCACCTTGTCGGCATGACGCCCGACGCGTGCCTTCATGCGCGCCGCCAGATTGTCTTCCAGTACCGCAGTCATTTCATTTCTCCTGCAGGCAATTCTTCGCTCCCCTCTCCCTTAGGGAGAGGGGCTGGGGGTGAGGGAGGAGGGAGGATCGAGGGTGTGAGGCATTCCAGGGTAGTTCGATTCACTGTTCGAGTCGGATGTCGATGCCGTCACTCGAGCTTCACGTTCGCTTCACGCACGACCCGCCGCCATTTCGCGCTGTCCTGCTTGATGAACTCGGTGAATTGCGCGGGTGTATTTAGCACGAGGTCGAGCTCGGCCTTGGCGTACGCACGGCGCGCAGCTTCGGATTTCGATACGCGCGTGATCTCGCGGTACAGGGTATCGATGATCTCCGGCGGCGTGCCGCCGGGCGCGAGAATGCCGTAGTAGTTGACGGCCACGAGCTCTGGCATGCCCTGCTCGATCGCCGTGGGTACGTCGGGCAGATCGGGCTCGCGCTTCGTGCCCAGGGTGGCGATGACGCGCAGCTTGTTGGTCGGAATGAACTGGGCGACGCTCGTCTTCGCCCCGATGACCACGTCCACGTCGCCGCGCACGAGGTCGAGCACGGCGAAGGTCGCCGACTTGTACGGCACCTGCGTCAACTTCACTTTTGCGAGGATGCAGAAGAGCTCCGTGACCAGGTGGTTGGTCGATCCCTGCCCCGACGAGCCGTAGGTGAGCTTGCCCCCATGCGCGCGCGCTTCCTTGATGAAGTCGCGGATGTTCCTCGCCGGCACTACCGGGTGAACGACCATGAGGTTGGCGATGTTGCCGATCAGGGTGATGGGCGCGAAGTCGCGCAACGCATCGAGCTTGAGGCTCGGGCGCACGATCGGAGCGATCGTCAGTATCGGCGAGGCGACCAGCAGCGTATGACCATCGGGCGGCGCTTTCGCGACCATTTCGAGCGCGATGCTGCCGCCGGCGCCGGGGCGAGGCTCGGCGGTGATGCCTTGCTTGAACGTGTCGCGTAAGCCGTCGGAGAGAACCTGGCCGATGACGAAGCCCGAGCCGGTCGGGAAAGGCAGGATGAGCCTCACGCCCTTCGACGGAAACGCCTGTGCGTAGCCGTCGATTGCTGCCGAGAACAAGATCACTGCCGTGAGCAACTGCTTGATCGACACCATGCCTCCCGATGGGGGTCTTACATTTGGGGGTCTTGCATCTTGCAGCGGCGATCGCATCCGCCTTGGGGGCTTGCAGCTTGCATCCCGCTGCAAGATGCAAGACCTGACCCCATATCCGTGCTGACCCTCGTGAATTGCGCGTGCGCTGACCCGCTCAGAGTCTACACCGGCATGCGCAAGGCAAGAACTGGGACGGCGATCAGTCGAACGGCCACGGCATCGGCAGCAGCCACTGCAGAATGCCCCTCGGGTACTCGAGCCCGAGCATGTGGCTCAAGAAGGCGAACAGGACGATGGAGCCCGAAGCGGCCAGCGCGGCCTTATACCATTTGGTTCGCCCCTTGATGATCAGGAACGTGGTGATGAATGCGTAGATGCCGAGCACGAAGCCGACCAGGCCGATGGCGCCGAGCATGCCCAGCATCCACGCCTGGTAGTGCCAGTCGCTATACAGCGGTTTGTCCTCGCCTTGCAACCCGCGCTCGCTGTCGTAGAAGAGGTAGGACGGTGCCTTCTTCTTGCGCAGGAAGACAACGAACATCGTACCCAGTAGGACAAGCGCGATCAGCGCGACCGACAGCGGAAAGACACCGCCCAGGAACGTGAGTCCGAACGACACGTAGGCCACGTATACGGCGCAGGCGAAGACCACGGCGAGGAAGCACAGCTGCGGTCCAAGCCCGACGGGCGCGTGCGGCCCGTCCGGGGTAAGCGGCGCGCGCCGCGGCCGCACGCGCACCGCCACGAAGATGGACAGAACGATCAGCGCGAGAATGATTTGCACGCCGGTGCGCTCCAGGAAGCTGTAGCCGTAGACCTGGATCGATTGGTAAAGCACCACTTCGAGCCGCGGCGACAGCACGAAGCCGATCAGCAGCGCCGGCGGCGACCAGCCGAAGCGCTTCATGTACACCCCCAGCACGCCGAGCACGAACAGCGTGATCAGGTCGGGCCAGACGCGCGTGACCTGGTAAGCCGCGAAATAGATGATCCCGATCATGAACGGCGCGAGCAGCGCGAAAGGCACCAGGGTGAGCCGCGCGATCGGCTTGGCAAGGATGAGGCAGATGCCCGCGCCGAGGACGTTGGCGAGCGCCAGCGACCAGACGATGACGAAGGTGAGATCGAGGTGACGGGTCATCATGCCCACGCCGGGCTCGATGCCCATCAGGATGAGCGCGCCGAGGAACAACGCCATGCTCGCGGAGCCGGGGATGCCGAACATGAGCGTCGGGATGAGCTGACCGCCGTTGTCCGAATTGTTGGCCGACTCGGGCGCGATCACGCCGCGGATGTCGCCCTTGCCGAGGTTGTCGCGATCCTTGGTGGTCTGCACCATGTGCCCATAGGCGATCCAGGTGATGATCGGGCCGCCCATGCCCGGCAACGCGCCCAGCATCGTGCCGATGGAAGAGCAGCGCAGGACCAGCCCGAAATGCCGCAGCGTCTCGAAGAATCCGCGCAAGGTGCCGGCGCCGAGCTTCTGGGTCGAGGAGATGCGCACGCGCGTGCGCAGGATCTCCACGATCTCCGGGATCGCGAACATGGCGAGCCCGACGATCACCACCGAAATGCCGTCGCTCAGGTAAATGGTATCGAAATCGAAGCGGTACTCGCCGGTGGCGCGCGAAGTGCCGACCGAGCCCAGCAGCAGACCGAAAGCGCAGGTGGCGAGCCCCTTGAGCGGGCTCGCCCCGGTCATCATGCCGATCATCGTGAGTGCGAGGATGATCAGCATCAGCATCTCGCCGA
This window harbors:
- a CDS encoding tripartite tricarboxylate transporter substrate binding protein, producing the protein MRYRLRWAAMAITLLGTVGAQAQSYPSKPIRIVVPFSAGGPTDITTRNIAPRLTELLGQPVVVDNRAGANGIIGAEVVAHAPPDGYTLLMATASVAAINMVTYRKPPYDTLRDLQALSPIMTTASLLVVHPSMPVKTLQDLVALAKAKPASITFGSAGTGGTLHLLLEMLLHEAHIKITHVPYKGAAPAVADLLGGQINGMFVDLPVISPYVKSGKLRALAVAAKQRSQYFRDVPTTKEAGYPGVEMTNYYGLLVTAKTPPAIVKKLHDAIVAAVKTPAVRDKLMEVGADPKTMGMDEFTRFIRDDIAKWEKLIKTVGIKIER
- a CDS encoding tripartite tricarboxylate transporter substrate binding protein; the protein is MHQVELGSTRVAAALIVACAALPAAPTAHAQNYPNRSIRLIVPFPPGGQTDNVSRQLGNALASKLGQQILIDNRSGASGTIGSTEAANAQADGYTLLMGTASTHAINPTFMTTIAYDAVKDFSPVIALATGPMTISVHPSVPARSLEQLIKDAKAHPDRYLYGTAGVGSINHLGGEIFKTRAGGLKIVHVPYKGAGPAVADLMGGQIPMICSSLSSVIPHHRSGRVRTLTVLKEERSQGAPEIPTAAEAGLEGAVAYTFNMIFVPAGTPSSVIDRLSGTMQQIMSDRTFTQALVKLGVDPILKSDPKMAAAMLRTEIARYRPVIHALALKR
- a CDS encoding tricarboxylate transporter, which translates into the protein MIDIILAALAQMFTPEHFFFLSIGTFLGLMIGLLPGLGGTAMMALLLPFVFGKDPGPVLAMMIGLLAVNNTADTFPAVLMGIPGSSSSQATILDGFPMAKRGEAARALGAAFSASLIGGLFGALVLTLAVQFARPIILGIGFGEMLMLIILALTMIGMMTGASPLKGLATCAFGLLLGSVGTSRATGEYRFDFDTIYLSDGISVVIVGLAMFAIPEIVEILRTRVRISSTQKLGAGTLRGFFETLRHFGLVLRCSSIGTMLGALPGMGGPIITWIAYGHMVQTTKDRDNLGKGDIRGVIAPESANNSDNGGQLIPTLMFGIPGSASMALFLGALILMGIEPGVGMMTRHLDLTFVIVWSLALANVLGAGICLILAKPIARLTLVPFALLAPFMIGIIYFAAYQVTRVWPDLITLFVLGVLGVYMKRFGWSPPALLIGFVLSPRLEVVLYQSIQVYGYSFLERTGVQIILALIVLSIFVAVRVRPRRAPLTPDGPHAPVGLGPQLCFLAVVFACAVYVAYVSFGLTFLGGVFPLSVALIALVLLGTMFVVFLRKKKAPSYLFYDSERGLQGEDKPLYSDWHYQAWMLGMLGAIGLVGFVLGIYAFITTFLIIKGRTKWYKAALAASGSIVLFAFLSHMLGLEYPRGILQWLLPMPWPFD
- a CDS encoding cupin domain-containing protein, whose product is MTAVLEDNLAARMKARVGRHADKVHDWDAFPASRGFPELARSQIRYIGAGGSPKIDDPSTLTPDHFTLSMVHQPVGKYGASHAHEVEEAFLVIEGVLTVGWEWEGEVILARLGPKDMVLQASNIAHGFRNDGVEPVLVSIMLGSARPNPPQYVCHPKTHSPEIARAFGAQPGKTYLLSRESSDPRHRLLAQHIVRYSQQKPQWHEAGFGKLTYIGEGGAPAGSYRKDLVSLPRGAGVRAYERSVEEAYLVLEGCITGGWEDNGVIVEQRLGPKDLILNPPGQPHYFRNDGFGDAQFMMIVGEPVPENVRFRAA